Sequence from the Bacillus thuringiensis genome:
CACATCCATCAATCTAAAAAGATACAATTAGAAAAATGAGATTTCTATAAAGTTTCGCATATAAACACTACTTCCGCCTCATTAAACGCTCGCTCTACTTTTTCTAATCTCAATTGTACGTAAGCTATAAAGAAGCACCCCTAAACCAAGAATTTTTTCATTATTAGACGCATTAGAACCTAAGGTAATAGTAGGTACATTTAAACCCATAAACCTTTCACTCCATTCTATAGGCATATATCCCTGCTTACCAATTGCTAATGTACGTCCATCTATTGTACGGAGAGTACTTTGAATAAAATCAAACTCAACTTCTACATCTGACAATTTTGTGGCTTTATCTGTCATCAAAGTACCACGTATCATAGTAAATCCTTGTATCATTTTTTCTTTAAACATACCAATTTGGTTATAATTCGAGTCATAAATTACCCAATCATATCCGTCCACTTCAGTATGAAAATAAGCTAGAATTTCCCCGCTACTCGTTTCTAATCCGTAAACATCTTTATTATGTAAAAAAGGTATTACTGAAAAAAGAATATTTGATGAAACCATCTTTGTTCCTGCAACATATCCGCCATCAGGATGATATAAACCATATTGCTTGTTTCGTTTAGGTAATTCTAATACAACTAAAGTATCAATATCCCAAAATGTTGCATTACTTTTTATCATATTCTTTTGTATCAACTTTCCTTTTCTTAACTGCCAAAATCCAATTCCAAAAAAGATAGAAGCAGCGATAACAAAAAAGATAAACTGCCCCCAAATAATATGTCCCCAATCTTCATATACAGCACATAAAGCAAGAATAAAAATACCCGTTCCAATTAACAGTTTCATCTTTCCTTTTCGCTTATAGTAATCAAATAATTCCATTTCTATATTCCTCCCTTATTTCTGTTCCCTAACTATTAATATATCAAAAACATAGAATACCCTCTATTCAAAAATATGAGTCCTTCCACTGCCCAGTTCATTGGAAACAAAGTAATAGTCGGTCTTTTGAGCTCAAACTCCTGAGAAAGAATGAAAGCGAAATCAATATTCCTGCATTTTAGAGATAATACCATATCGCCATCAAGCTAATAAAAAGATACTCCTTAAAAATAAAAAGCGCTATTCTCTCTATAAAAACAAAGGAAAGAATAGCGTTTTTTATTTTGAAATAGAAGTCAGCATTTAAACTAGACATGCTAATATTGATTTTGTACGATTGTCAGTTACTTCATAATAAATTTCTAATCCTTTCCGAGTACCTGTAACCATTTTAGCAGCTTTTAATTTAGATAAATGTTGACTAATTGTACTTTGAGGCATTTGTAAATCCCCATACATTGTTGTTACATTAGTGGGACCTTTT
This genomic interval carries:
- a CDS encoding ArsR/SmtB family transcription factor; this translates as MKEQKEMFEEISEVLKVLAHPVRLSLVKIMLAKGPTNVTTMYGDLQMPQSTISQHLSKLKAAKMVTGTRKGLEIYYEVTDNRTKSILACLV